A genomic region of Candidatus Atribacteria bacterium ADurb.Bin276 contains the following coding sequences:
- the yecS_2 gene encoding Inner membrane amino-acid ABC transporter permease protein YecS: MEQITITEQLIRLGGAFIRNLEFLPWVLLIGVVFGLLFALIRFHRIPVLNFIVMAFVEIMRGAPFLIIVFAVYFALPYMGIQLDAIASGIVVLSMSATAYLSEIFRGGLMAIDKGQFEAADALGLTYFQKLRFIILPQMIKISLPSMIGQIVLTIKDTSIVSLVGVVEIVRTSRQIMQITLDPFTAFGIVSIYFAIVCYPLIYFSQRLERRLQK, encoded by the coding sequence GTGGAACAGATCACAATAACGGAACAATTAATAAGATTAGGCGGAGCTTTTATTAGGAATTTGGAATTTCTTCCCTGGGTATTATTAATCGGGGTTGTATTTGGTTTACTTTTTGCCTTGATTCGTTTTCATCGTATACCGGTTTTAAATTTTATTGTAATGGCATTTGTTGAAATCATGAGAGGGGCTCCTTTTTTAATTATTGTTTTTGCAGTATATTTTGCCCTTCCCTATATGGGTATTCAGCTGGATGCTATTGCGAGTGGAATTGTTGTTTTATCTATGTCTGCTACCGCTTATTTATCAGAAATATTCAGAGGTGGTTTAATGGCCATAGATAAAGGCCAATTCGAAGCTGCCGATGCACTTGGACTGACTTATTTTCAAAAACTGCGTTTTATTATATTGCCTCAAATGATAAAAATATCTCTGCCATCCATGATAGGACAAATAGTTTTAACTATAAAAGATACCTCAATTGTTTCTTTGGTTGGTGTAGTTGAAATTGTTCGAACTTCAAGACAAATAATGCAAATTACCTTGGATCCGTTTACTGCATTTGGAATAGTATCAATATATTTTGCAATTGTTTGTTACCCATTAATTTATTTTTCGCAACGGTTAGAGAGGAGGTTGCAGAAATGA
- the yecS_3 gene encoding Inner membrane amino-acid ABC transporter permease protein YecS: protein MVVLILIDTRLIARVMPMFLSGLVETIKISVLGGIIALIIGTILGILLTLNNKVVKIIIGVYTGFIRSTPLLVQLYFIHFGLPIIGIKLQSFQSAVIALSINCAAYITEIVRGGLNSVDKGQHEAAKALGLSWFQTMKIIVLPQAFQVALPPLISQFSYLIKDTSLAAVVIVPEITYISRKVASQTYRPMESFGIPTLIYFMIFVLLRLLSNFVSTKGQKMVRG, encoded by the coding sequence GTGGTGGTTCTTATACTAATCGATACTCGTCTTATTGCCCGCGTAATGCCAATGTTTTTAAGTGGTTTAGTAGAAACAATTAAAATTTCGGTACTGGGCGGGATAATTGCTTTAATAATTGGGACCATTTTAGGAATATTGTTGACATTAAATAATAAGGTAGTGAAGATTATTATTGGAGTATATACAGGTTTTATCCGGTCTACTCCTCTTCTAGTGCAACTATATTTTATTCATTTTGGTTTACCAATTATCGGCATTAAGCTGCAAAGCTTCCAAAGTGCAGTTATTGCCTTATCAATAAACTGTGCCGCCTATATAACCGAGATAGTTCGGGGGGGATTAAATTCAGTTGACAAAGGACAGCACGAAGCCGCCAAAGCTTTAGGCCTTTCTTGGTTTCAAACTATGAAAATTATTGTACTACCTCAAGCTTTTCAGGTAGCACTTCCTCCATTGATAAGCCAGTTTTCCTATCTCATAAAAGATACCAGTCTAGCTGCTGTGGTTATTGTTCCTGAAATAACCTATATTTCAAGAAAAGTTGCATCTCAAACTTATCGGCCAATGGAGTCTTTTGGTATTCCTACTCTAATTTACTTTATGATTTTTGTGTTATTGCGTTTATTAAGTAATTTTGTTTCTACCAAGGGACAGAAGATGGTAAGAGGATAA
- the glnQ_2 gene encoding Glutamine transport ATP-binding protein GlnQ: MKKIIEINKLNKWFGKHHVLKDINLEVCEGDVLVLCGPSGAGKSTLLRCINLLENFQEGEILVFDKSIKENRANLRFIRKSTGMVFQHFNLFPHLTVLENTYMAPVNVKKVPKEKAIELSKELLNKVGILDKIDAYPEQLSGGQKQRVAIARALAMEPKLMLFDEPTSALDPEMIKEVLEVMKQLALSGMTMMIVSHEMGFAREAANKISFIDQGNIVEISDKDEFFRNPKHERTKAFLSKIL, encoded by the coding sequence ATGAAAAAAATAATTGAGATTAATAAACTCAATAAGTGGTTTGGGAAACACCATGTTTTGAAGGATATTAATTTGGAAGTATGCGAAGGCGATGTCCTTGTCCTTTGCGGACCAAGTGGTGCTGGAAAAAGTACGTTGCTTCGGTGTATAAATCTATTAGAAAACTTTCAAGAAGGTGAAATATTAGTTTTCGACAAAAGCATTAAGGAAAATCGTGCCAACCTTCGATTTATAAGAAAATCAACCGGTATGGTTTTTCAACATTTTAACTTGTTTCCTCATCTAACCGTTCTGGAAAACACTTATATGGCACCGGTTAATGTAAAAAAGGTTCCCAAAGAGAAGGCCATTGAGTTGTCTAAAGAGCTTTTGAATAAAGTAGGCATATTGGACAAGATTGATGCTTATCCGGAGCAACTTTCTGGAGGACAAAAGCAAAGAGTAGCCATTGCTCGAGCTTTGGCGATGGAGCCAAAACTGATGTTGTTCGATGAACCTACCTCTGCGCTCGATCCAGAAATGATCAAAGAAGTATTAGAAGTCATGAAACAATTAGCTTTAAGTGGTATGACCATGATGATTGTGTCTCATGAAATGGGATTTGCCCGAGAAGCGGCTAATAAAATTTCTTTTATTGACCAGGGGAATATTGTGGAGATATCCGATAAGGATGAATTTTTTCGAAATCCAAAACACGAGAGGACCAAGGCCTTTCTAAGTAAAATATTATAG
- the fliY_2 gene encoding Cystine-binding periplasmic protein precursor, producing the protein MRRNILIIVLCLGILAMSAQAVLAADDLFGKILEKGELVIATDMTAIPMQFRDKDGNPTGFTVELMELMGQKLGVKIKWVDYQWESLIPSLLSGKVDMIAANMSMTLERMKTIRFSNQYFLTGISCVARKDSKLESWEELDSPDITIGTTMGSVHADFIEKNMKAKASLYDNRSEYLTDLKNGRVDAVMDDEIVCMDIVKAESDIKFLKGLVRADTYGLTFRQGSETDRLVEWVNNYLLNVKLMGDYGQLYEKWFGKKWEPSWID; encoded by the coding sequence ATGAGAAGAAATATACTAATAATTGTACTTTGTTTAGGTATATTGGCAATGTCGGCCCAAGCTGTATTAGCTGCGGATGACCTGTTTGGAAAGATTCTTGAAAAAGGTGAATTGGTAATAGCAACTGACATGACAGCAATTCCGATGCAATTTCGTGATAAAGATGGTAACCCAACAGGATTCACTGTTGAATTGATGGAATTGATGGGTCAAAAATTGGGAGTAAAAATTAAGTGGGTTGACTATCAATGGGAAAGCCTTATCCCATCTCTTCTTTCTGGCAAAGTAGATATGATTGCTGCTAATATGTCAATGACATTAGAAAGAATGAAAACTATTCGTTTCTCAAATCAATACTTTTTAACCGGTATTTCTTGTGTTGCCAGAAAAGATTCCAAACTCGAATCTTGGGAAGAATTAGATTCTCCTGATATAACCATCGGCACCACCATGGGTTCAGTACATGCTGATTTTATCGAAAAAAATATGAAAGCCAAAGCATCGCTATACGATAACCGATCGGAATATCTCACTGACCTAAAGAATGGCCGTGTTGATGCAGTTATGGATGACGAGATTGTATGTATGGATATTGTTAAAGCCGAGTCTGATATTAAATTTCTCAAAGGATTGGTACGAGCAGATACTTATGGGTTAACCTTTAGACAAGGGTCGGAAACTGATCGATTAGTTGAATGGGTGAATAATTACCTGTTAAACGTCAAGCTAATGGGAGACTACGGTCAGTTGTATGAAAAATGGTTTGGGAAAAAATGGGAACCTTCTTGGATTGATTAG